A single genomic interval of Halomonas sp. GT harbors:
- the moaA gene encoding GTP 3',8-cyclase MoaA — protein MTKQPIAEKLIDDFGRRVSYVRISVTDRCDFRCVYCMSEEMTFLPRAQVLTLEELAMVAQAFTELGVEKIRLTGGEPLVRKGIEQLVDDIGALPGLNDFTMTTNGASLRKHAKRLYQGGLRRLNISLDSLDPGRFKQLTRTGELAKVIDGIHAAKEAGFSRIKLNAVILKGRNDDEVLDLVTFARNEGLDISFIEEMPLGDVSDHSRAETFYSSDDVQALIETRYPLMPTTETTPGPSRYFKMADSSSKVGFISPHSHNFCDSCNRVRVTVEGRLLLCLGNEHSVDLRAVLRRHPGNMQALKTAIINALPLKPERHHFTTDGDVQVVRFMNMTGG, from the coding sequence ATGACCAAACAACCAATTGCTGAAAAACTCATTGATGATTTCGGCCGCCGTGTCAGTTATGTACGTATTTCCGTGACGGATCGCTGTGACTTTCGCTGCGTATACTGCATGAGCGAAGAGATGACCTTCCTGCCAAGAGCTCAGGTGCTTACGCTAGAAGAACTTGCCATGGTGGCTCAGGCGTTTACCGAGCTAGGCGTTGAGAAAATCCGCTTAACCGGTGGCGAACCGCTAGTGCGTAAAGGCATTGAGCAACTCGTGGACGATATTGGCGCGCTGCCAGGGCTCAACGACTTCACCATGACCACGAACGGGGCAAGCCTGCGTAAACACGCAAAACGGCTCTATCAAGGGGGGCTGCGCAGGCTCAATATTAGCCTCGACTCCCTCGACCCCGGGCGCTTTAAACAGCTAACCCGCACAGGTGAGTTAGCAAAAGTGATTGACGGCATCCATGCTGCCAAAGAGGCTGGCTTTTCGCGCATCAAGCTTAACGCTGTGATTCTAAAGGGGCGCAATGATGATGAAGTGCTGGACCTCGTCACGTTCGCTCGCAATGAAGGGCTGGATATCAGCTTTATCGAAGAGATGCCGCTGGGCGATGTGTCTGATCACTCCCGAGCTGAGACCTTTTACTCTAGTGACGACGTTCAAGCTCTGATCGAGACACGCTACCCGCTCATGCCCACAACGGAAACCACGCCAGGGCCTTCGCGCTATTTTAAAATGGCCGATAGCAGCAGCAAGGTTGGCTTTATTTCGCCCCATAGTCACAACTTTTGTGATAGCTGCAACCGCGTTCGGGTAACCGTTGAAGGTCGTCTACTGCTCTGCCTCGGCAATGAACACTCGGTCGATTTACGTGCCGTATTACGTCGGCATCCTGGCAATATGCAGGCATTGAAAACAGCCATTATTAATGCCTTGCCGCTCAAGCCCGAGCGCCATCACTTCACTACCGATGGCGATGTCCAGGTGGTGCGCTTTATGAATATGACGGGGGGTTAA
- a CDS encoding CobW family GTP-binding protein, translated as MPATRVPVHIITGFLGSGKTTLIHSLIEQKPVDEKWAILVNEFGQIGIDQAMFEQRDDVVVKGLPGGCLCCQLAFVLQAALVNLLARNKPDRVIIEPSGLGHPAGLLDLLRGEAFQDVVAVHDIIATLDPRRLDEPRVRKHETFQDQLAMADAIAITMGEQASAEQHNHAQQFVTELWPPRKWVHRSEHGMMPLSLLLNSGQTSAQEDTTVPDTHRQVMPTPTLEGAFFDAAPPLGQPQHKTASSLGYTSTGLRWHPSERFDLDCLAAHLGELPSSARVKGVFHTEQGWKQLNRADGTLSLGNSAWRQDSRLEVITPDNDADTHTNLLIELQSSGALLG; from the coding sequence TTGCCAGCGACTCGTGTGCCAGTGCATATCATTACTGGCTTTCTCGGCAGCGGTAAAACCACGCTTATCCACAGCCTGATCGAGCAAAAGCCTGTGGATGAGAAGTGGGCCATTTTAGTCAATGAGTTTGGCCAGATTGGCATTGATCAAGCGATGTTTGAGCAGCGTGACGATGTCGTCGTCAAGGGACTCCCCGGCGGCTGCCTGTGTTGCCAATTAGCTTTTGTGCTGCAGGCTGCGCTGGTCAATTTGCTCGCCCGCAACAAGCCAGACCGCGTCATTATTGAGCCTTCGGGACTGGGCCACCCAGCTGGCTTACTCGACTTGCTGCGCGGCGAAGCCTTTCAAGATGTCGTGGCCGTTCACGATATTATTGCCACCCTCGATCCGCGCCGTTTAGATGAGCCCCGCGTCCGTAAACACGAGACCTTTCAAGATCAGTTGGCCATGGCCGATGCCATCGCTATCACGATGGGTGAGCAGGCAAGTGCCGAACAACACAACCATGCGCAGCAGTTTGTGACTGAGCTTTGGCCGCCTCGAAAGTGGGTTCATCGCAGTGAGCATGGCATGATGCCGCTATCGCTGCTGTTGAACAGCGGCCAAACCAGTGCCCAAGAAGATACGACCGTTCCTGATACGCATCGGCAAGTGATGCCAACTCCCACGTTGGAGGGCGCTTTTTTTGATGCGGCTCCTCCGCTTGGCCAACCTCAGCATAAGACCGCCAGCTCCCTTGGGTACACCAGCACAGGCCTTCGCTGGCATCCCAGTGAACGCTTTGATCTTGATTGTTTGGCCGCCCACTTAGGTGAGCTTCCCTCATCTGCACGAGTAAAAGGCGTCTTTCATACCGAGCAGGGCTGGAAGCAACTCAATCGAGCTGATGGAACACTTAGTCTCGGAAATAGCGCCTGGCGGCAGGATTCGCGGCTTGAGGTGATTACCCCCGATAATGACGCTGATACCCACACCAATTTACTGATAGAACTGCAATCATCAGGAGCGCTGTTAGGCTAA
- a CDS encoding bifunctional diguanylate cyclase/phosphodiesterase, with amino-acid sequence MLLARSDRVTKKSQIMPGFRRQKQRVITIYILSLCMMIALFGWLLKGQYHQELNAAESRVIARAHVVSEWVKGMFGQSSQGLFSLAELLDAHQQNSLGLDVLEAENASTVQRALDNLTEYVPLIDSVSVLDTDGRLRISSNDNRYVGEDFGDSAFFRTFKQGGQSEMMTPLIWSASKQRFFLYHGLRLVNAQGEFAGVIVSRIMPNILGDALKQMQVYEGESMALIDENLKVVARHPTPREGITIGSQINAPDTQQWLESGDLSRTLTAISPLDGRNRLFHMHRISDYPVFIVVGVDLHTLMAGWRQRLLVLLLVVGLITLLGAWGVRHYLNRLALADQLHERIKERELARAEAQARGARMDALVHSIQDLIFVFDVEGRFSYIHAVAPEQLLINSQDALGKHFSHVLPVPLAHAFAAVFERVQQFHQVERFEYPLTIDAQPHHFHATVSPLISSAGQFEGVLSVNRDITEAKRAEVELKIAAAAFQAHLGIMVADARGNILKVNETFKRITGYSDAEVIGKNPRMFSSGHHNAAFYRRLWKRVMATGSWEGEIWNQRKNGELFPEWLTISAVYDADGVLTNYVATMSDISERKAAEQEIHQLAFYDPLTGFANRRLFMDRMETALKELNRHQRCGALLVIDIDRFNHINDTLGHLAGDQLLQQVAQRFGQMLRDTDTLARLGSDEFAVLIEGVDGSPRQTRRLAEHIAQKLLVALDEPISFSEEQVMVTACIGITVVSDSQRSAEDYLQQVDMALLQAKASGRRAIRFFDPSMQATLLARVKLESDLRQALESHQWRLYYQPQVNRFGHFTGVEALLRWQHPERGMVSPGEFIPLLESTGLINEVGEWVIEDACRQLACWAATPHLRELTISVNISPLQFRDSDFLSRLQQVFMRTKAPLERLKLEVTESLFVEARDDARDKMLSLKAQGVRFSLDDFGTGYSSLAYLAQLPLDQLKIDQSFVHQVLESSANAAIVESTIALAKSLNLDVIAEGVETEAQKAWLLAHGCQAFQGYLFGRPMPVDVIEEAFLAQPS; translated from the coding sequence ATGCTGCTAGCTCGCAGTGATCGGGTAACTAAAAAAAGCCAGATAATGCCTGGCTTTCGGCGCCAAAAGCAGCGAGTTATTACGATCTATATCTTGTCATTATGTATGATGATTGCGCTGTTTGGTTGGTTGCTCAAAGGCCAGTATCACCAGGAACTTAATGCCGCTGAATCCCGAGTGATTGCCCGTGCGCATGTGGTGTCAGAATGGGTAAAAGGCATGTTTGGGCAGAGCAGCCAAGGCTTGTTTAGTCTGGCCGAGCTGCTAGATGCTCACCAACAAAACTCTTTGGGATTGGATGTTTTAGAAGCCGAAAATGCAAGTACCGTTCAGCGAGCGCTAGACAATCTTACTGAGTACGTGCCGCTGATCGATAGTGTTAGTGTATTGGACACGGATGGGCGCCTACGTATAAGCAGTAACGATAATCGATACGTAGGGGAAGATTTCGGCGACAGTGCTTTTTTCCGCACCTTTAAACAAGGTGGTCAAAGCGAAATGATGACGCCGCTTATTTGGTCGGCAAGCAAGCAGCGCTTTTTTCTCTATCATGGCCTTCGTTTAGTGAATGCCCAAGGTGAGTTCGCGGGGGTGATTGTGTCTCGCATCATGCCCAATATCCTGGGCGATGCGCTGAAACAAATGCAAGTGTATGAAGGTGAAAGCATGGCACTGATAGATGAAAATCTAAAGGTGGTTGCTAGGCACCCGACACCCCGTGAAGGAATAACCATTGGTAGCCAAATTAATGCACCTGATACACAGCAGTGGTTAGAGAGCGGCGACCTTTCCAGGACGCTAACCGCGATCTCTCCCCTTGACGGTCGTAATCGCTTATTTCACATGCATCGAATTAGTGACTATCCGGTGTTTATTGTGGTGGGCGTTGACCTTCATACACTTATGGCGGGCTGGCGTCAGCGCTTGCTGGTGTTATTGTTGGTCGTTGGTTTGATTACGTTGTTGGGAGCTTGGGGCGTTCGTCACTATCTGAATCGACTTGCGTTGGCTGATCAGCTTCATGAGCGAATAAAAGAACGAGAGCTAGCACGTGCCGAAGCGCAAGCGCGCGGGGCGCGCATGGATGCCTTGGTTCATTCGATTCAGGATTTAATTTTTGTATTTGATGTAGAAGGGCGCTTTAGCTATATCCACGCGGTTGCCCCAGAGCAGCTACTTATTAATAGCCAAGATGCACTGGGAAAGCACTTTTCACATGTCTTGCCGGTTCCCTTAGCCCATGCATTTGCCGCCGTTTTTGAGCGAGTCCAGCAGTTTCATCAAGTAGAAAGATTTGAATATCCACTGACCATTGATGCTCAGCCGCATCATTTTCATGCCACCGTGAGCCCGCTAATAAGTAGTGCTGGACAATTTGAGGGAGTGTTATCGGTGAACCGTGATATTACCGAAGCGAAGCGCGCAGAAGTGGAGCTGAAGATTGCCGCGGCTGCTTTTCAAGCCCACCTGGGTATCATGGTGGCGGATGCTCGCGGAAATATATTAAAAGTTAATGAGACGTTTAAGCGCATAACGGGCTATAGCGATGCAGAGGTAATCGGTAAGAACCCACGTATGTTTAGCTCGGGCCACCACAATGCAGCGTTTTATCGGCGCTTGTGGAAACGGGTAATGGCAACAGGAAGTTGGGAAGGGGAAATCTGGAATCAGCGCAAAAATGGTGAGCTGTTCCCTGAGTGGCTGACGATTAGTGCTGTTTACGATGCAGACGGAGTGCTCACCAATTACGTTGCCACGATGAGTGATATCAGTGAGCGTAAAGCCGCTGAGCAAGAGATCCATCAGCTCGCGTTTTATGATCCATTAACGGGCTTCGCAAATCGACGCCTCTTTATGGACAGGATGGAGACCGCGTTAAAAGAGCTAAACCGCCATCAGCGATGTGGGGCGTTGTTGGTGATTGATATTGACCGTTTCAACCATATTAACGATACCCTGGGGCACCTCGCTGGCGATCAGTTGTTACAGCAGGTTGCTCAGCGGTTTGGCCAAATGTTGCGCGATACTGATACGCTGGCTCGCCTGGGTAGTGACGAATTTGCGGTGCTAATTGAAGGTGTCGATGGAAGCCCACGTCAAACACGGCGTTTAGCAGAACATATTGCCCAGAAACTTCTGGTGGCGCTTGATGAGCCGATTAGCTTTTCTGAAGAGCAAGTCATGGTGACCGCATGCATTGGGATTACAGTCGTATCCGATAGTCAGCGAAGCGCCGAAGATTACCTTCAGCAGGTCGATATGGCCTTACTACAAGCGAAAGCGAGCGGGCGTCGTGCCATACGCTTTTTTGATCCTTCGATGCAGGCTACCCTACTTGCACGGGTTAAGCTGGAGTCCGATTTGCGCCAGGCATTGGAGAGTCATCAATGGCGGCTCTATTACCAGCCTCAGGTTAATCGCTTTGGTCACTTTACGGGAGTTGAAGCACTGCTGCGCTGGCAGCATCCAGAGCGAGGTATGGTCTCGCCTGGGGAGTTTATTCCGCTATTAGAGAGTACCGGGCTGATTAATGAAGTCGGGGAGTGGGTCATTGAGGATGCATGCCGTCAGCTAGCCTGTTGGGCAGCAACGCCACACCTGCGTGAACTGACAATTTCTGTGAATATCAGCCCACTGCAGTTTCGCGATAGCGATTTTTTATCTCGCTTGCAGCAGGTTTTTATGCGAACAAAAGCACCGCTTGAGCGGCTAAAGCTTGAGGTTACCGAGTCGCTGTTTGTGGAGGCGCGAGACGATGCCCGTGACAAAATGCTTAGCCTGAAAGCCCAAGGTGTGCGCTTTTCTCTGGATGATTTTGGCACTGGCTATTCATCGCTGGCCTATCTTGCGCAGTTGCCACTTGATCAGCTAAAGATCGATCAGTCGTTTGTCCATCAAGTATTAGAGAGCAGTGCCAATGCGGCCATTGTGGAAAGTACGATTGCTCTGGCAAAAAGCTTAAATCTTGATGTCATTGCCGAAGGGGTAGAAACAGAGGCGCAGAAAGCATGGCTGCTGGCTCATGGCTGCCAAGCTTTTCAAGGCTATTTATTTGGACGTCCTATGCCGGTAGACGTTATCGAGGAAGCGTTCTTGGCTCAACCCTCTTAG
- a CDS encoding LysR family transcriptional regulator produces MASLGQMSDYEIRLVRIFKTVVECGGFTAAETALGISRSAISQHMNDLESRLGFSLCQRGRGGFSLTEEGKEIYQAGLTLLTALEAFKSDVNALHHTIKGELNIGITDNLVTLPAMHVTHALAELTAPNHEVTVNIHMEPSDAVIRSVMDGHLHVGVVPAVNLPTSLETHLLYEEPSFLYCAAGHPLFSETDEAFTAEQIAAYPAITPRYPLPSDAREAHEALNLQASASDREGAAFLILTGRFIGFLPEHVAAQWVNADKMRAVHPATQHYQIPFVLITRHDRRPNRVVDAFLGFVKGTQS; encoded by the coding sequence ATGGCATCGTTAGGCCAAATGAGTGACTACGAAATCCGCTTAGTGCGTATTTTTAAAACAGTGGTTGAGTGCGGTGGTTTCACCGCTGCGGAAACTGCTTTAGGCATCAGCCGGTCAGCCATTAGCCAGCATATGAATGACTTAGAAAGCAGGCTAGGCTTTTCGCTATGCCAACGTGGCCGAGGCGGGTTTAGTTTAACCGAAGAAGGCAAAGAGATTTACCAAGCGGGTTTAACACTACTGACCGCGCTCGAAGCCTTTAAAAGCGATGTCAATGCATTGCATCATACCATTAAGGGCGAACTAAATATCGGCATCACCGATAACTTGGTTACCTTGCCCGCCATGCATGTTACTCATGCGCTCGCAGAGCTAACAGCGCCAAACCATGAAGTTACCGTTAATATCCATATGGAACCTTCGGATGCCGTTATTCGAAGCGTGATGGATGGCCATTTGCATGTCGGCGTAGTACCCGCCGTTAATTTACCCACCAGCTTAGAAACACACTTGTTATACGAGGAACCTTCGTTTCTTTACTGCGCAGCTGGCCACCCTCTGTTTAGTGAAACAGATGAAGCATTCACAGCTGAACAGATCGCCGCTTATCCAGCGATAACACCTCGCTATCCACTCCCTAGTGATGCACGTGAAGCACACGAGGCGTTAAATTTACAAGCGTCTGCTTCTGATCGGGAAGGCGCTGCGTTTCTGATTCTCACTGGACGCTTTATCGGTTTTCTTCCAGAACATGTTGCCGCCCAATGGGTTAATGCCGATAAGATGCGCGCTGTACACCCTGCCACTCAGCATTATCAGATTCCGTTTGTTCTAATCACTCGTCATGACCGCCGCCCTAACCGCGTGGTAGATGCATTTTTAGGGTTTGTGAAAGGCACACAATCATAA
- a CDS encoding NCS1 family nucleobase:cation symporter-1, protein MTGSTSRMVDREGLIELDVGKDVGDSPRFNKDIAPTQASERTWSKWNIAALWVGMSICVPTYTLGGVLTAYFGLSVGEALFAIFLANVIVLIPLTLNAFPGTKFGIPFPVVLRSSFGILGSNVPCLVRALVGCGWFGIQTMFGGLAIHLLLSELVPAWAALGGVGEVIGFFVFGAMNLLVVIRGAESIKWLETLAAPLLLAVGIGLMMWAWPHMSMTELLAQPPSRPEGASVYGYFFAGLTAMVGFWATLSLNIPDFSRFAKSQKDQIVGQVIGLPLTMFFFAALGVVLTAASESLVGQTVADPVRLIGYIESPFWVVLAMLLIIIATISTNTASNIVSPTNDFQNIAPKLINQTRGVLMTGAVGVLLMGYDLLQKAGLIAQGVSLEQMYSNWLLGYSSLLGPIAGIMAVDYFLIKKQRLDVPSLYMDNHAYPAVNAAGFIAFGVPVALTLISLLTGTMNWFYDYGWFTGSALGAIVYFAASHVLTSSSQVGPAPHMASETAKLP, encoded by the coding sequence ATGACTGGCTCAACATCCCGAATGGTGGACAGAGAGGGGTTAATTGAACTCGACGTAGGTAAAGACGTAGGTGATAGCCCTCGTTTCAATAAAGATATTGCGCCCACTCAGGCGAGTGAGCGCACCTGGAGCAAATGGAACATTGCCGCACTTTGGGTGGGCATGTCGATTTGTGTGCCTACCTACACGTTGGGGGGTGTGTTAACCGCCTACTTCGGCCTGAGTGTGGGGGAGGCGCTTTTTGCCATTTTTCTAGCCAACGTGATTGTTCTGATTCCGCTCACTCTAAATGCCTTTCCTGGCACTAAATTTGGTATTCCCTTTCCAGTTGTGCTGCGATCATCGTTCGGTATTTTAGGTTCTAATGTGCCTTGTTTGGTGCGGGCTCTAGTAGGCTGCGGCTGGTTTGGTATTCAGACGATGTTTGGCGGCTTGGCGATTCATCTTCTGTTATCCGAACTGGTTCCTGCTTGGGCTGCGCTTGGTGGGGTAGGTGAAGTGATTGGCTTTTTTGTCTTCGGTGCAATGAATCTTCTCGTGGTCATTCGTGGGGCTGAGTCGATCAAGTGGCTGGAAACCTTAGCGGCGCCATTACTGCTCGCTGTGGGGATTGGGTTAATGATGTGGGCATGGCCGCATATGTCGATGACTGAGCTATTAGCGCAACCGCCTTCGCGTCCAGAAGGCGCGTCGGTATATGGCTATTTCTTTGCAGGGTTAACCGCGATGGTGGGGTTTTGGGCGACGTTGTCGCTGAACATTCCTGATTTCAGCCGGTTTGCCAAAAGCCAAAAAGATCAAATTGTTGGCCAAGTGATTGGGTTACCGCTGACAATGTTCTTCTTTGCAGCGTTAGGCGTTGTATTAACGGCGGCGTCTGAGTCGCTAGTGGGACAGACGGTTGCTGACCCAGTGCGTTTGATTGGCTATATCGAAAGCCCTTTCTGGGTAGTGCTTGCCATGTTGCTAATCATTATTGCCACGATTTCCACCAATACTGCGTCGAACATTGTGTCTCCCACGAATGACTTCCAGAATATTGCCCCGAAGCTGATTAACCAAACCCGCGGAGTTCTTATGACCGGAGCTGTGGGTGTTTTATTGATGGGCTACGACCTTTTGCAGAAAGCGGGTCTCATTGCTCAAGGGGTGTCTCTTGAGCAGATGTATTCAAACTGGCTGCTAGGATACTCCAGTCTGCTTGGCCCCATCGCAGGCATCATGGCAGTGGACTATTTCCTAATTAAAAAGCAGCGCCTAGATGTGCCTAGCTTATACATGGATAACCATGCTTATCCTGCGGTTAATGCGGCGGGTTTTATCGCGTTCGGCGTGCCGGTGGCACTTACGCTAATCTCGTTGTTAACCGGTACCATGAACTGGTTCTATGACTATGGCTGGTTTACCGGGTCTGCACTTGGTGCGATTGTTTATTTTGCTGCCAGCCACGTTTTAACATCGTCTTCTCAGGTAGGGCCCGCACCACACATGGCCAGCGAGACGGCAAAACTGCCATAA
- a CDS encoding nitrilase-related carbon-nitrogen hydrolase yields MQKMKIGLIQMGLKTSTDLDPAAIRDAMNEAHLPMIQQAAEQGVQVLCFQEVFNQPYFCPSQDSKWYAAAERVPEGPTCQMMQKLAAEHRMVIIVPVYEETATGVYYNTAAVFDADGSYLGKYHKTHIPQVAGFWEKFFFKPGKSSWPVFDTAYGKIGVYICYDRHFPEGWRALALNGAEVIFNPSATVAGLSQYLWELEQPASAAANGCFIAAINRVGTEAPWNIGDFYGSSYIVNPRGKIEAQASETEDELLVHEIDLDMVREVRNNWQFFRDRRPDAYTRLTDGE; encoded by the coding sequence ATGCAGAAAATGAAAATTGGCTTAATTCAAATGGGTCTCAAAACCAGTACCGATTTAGACCCTGCGGCTATCCGCGATGCGATGAACGAAGCGCACCTACCGATGATTCAGCAGGCGGCCGAACAGGGTGTGCAAGTGCTGTGTTTTCAAGAAGTATTCAACCAGCCGTACTTTTGCCCAAGCCAAGATAGCAAATGGTATGCCGCCGCAGAGCGGGTTCCAGAAGGTCCCACGTGTCAGATGATGCAAAAACTGGCTGCCGAACACCGCATGGTAATTATCGTGCCCGTGTATGAAGAAACAGCGACCGGCGTTTACTACAACACCGCCGCCGTGTTTGATGCCGACGGCAGCTACCTCGGCAAATATCATAAAACTCATATTCCTCAAGTTGCCGGCTTTTGGGAAAAATTCTTCTTCAAACCAGGGAAATCAAGCTGGCCCGTCTTCGACACTGCCTACGGCAAAATTGGTGTGTATATCTGCTATGACCGCCATTTCCCTGAAGGATGGCGTGCGCTGGCACTCAACGGTGCGGAGGTGATCTTCAATCCATCCGCTACCGTAGCAGGACTCTCCCAATACCTATGGGAGCTTGAACAACCTGCTTCCGCCGCGGCTAACGGCTGCTTCATTGCCGCTATCAATCGCGTGGGTACAGAAGCCCCCTGGAATATCGGTGACTTCTACGGCTCCAGCTACATTGTTAACCCCCGCGGCAAAATCGAAGCCCAGGCCAGCGAAACGGAAGATGAGCTACTAGTGCATGAAATTGATTTAGACATGGTGCGCGAAGTGCGCAATAACTGGCAGTTCTTCCGTGATCGTCGCCCCGATGCCTACACCCGCCTCACTGATGGTGAGTAG